The DNA segment TGAAGAGCGCGACGGCGCCGATCGGCAGATTGATCAGGAAGACCCAGCGCCAGCCGGTGATGAAGAGGATCTCGGGGGTGCCGGCGAGGAGCCCGCCGATCAGCGGACCGACGACGCTCGAGATGCCGAAGACGGCGAGGAAGTAGCCCTGATACTTGGCGCGCTCGCGCGGCGGGAGGATGTCGCCCATCACCGTGAGGGCCAGCGACATCAGTCCGCCGGCGCCGAGGCCCTGCACCGCGCGGAAGCCGGCGAGGCCGAGCATCGAGGTCGCGAAGCCGGCCAGGAGCGAGCCGATCAGGAACAGGACGATGGCGATCAGGTAGAGCGGGCGGCGGCCGAAGATGTCGGAGAGCTTGCCGTAGATCGGCGTCGCGATCGTCGAGACGATCAGGTACGCGGTGGTGACCCAGGCCTGCTGCGAGAGGCCGTCGAGGTCGTCGGCGATGGTGCGCATCGAGGTGCCGACGATGGTCTGGTCGAGCGAGGACAGGAACATCCCCGCCATCAGGCCGAAGATCACGAAGAGGATCTGGCGGTGCGTCATGATCGCGCCCGACGGGGAGGCGGCGGTCGCGGGCGGGCGGGCGGAATCGGTCACGGGGGTCCCCTTGTCTGGCGGACGCCGCCAGGGCACGGCGGACCGCCGCAAACGTTGCGTGCTGCGCAAAGTTACACCGCGTGCGAGCTCACCGGCACTGCTTCCGGCGAGCCTGTGGAGGATCTCAGAGGGCGCCGCCCGATCCGGGGTCCGAGATCGTCGGTCAGGGTCCGGGAAGGCCGTCGATCCGGGCCCGGGAGCGCACCCGAGCGAGCGCCCGGAGCGCCGGCGACCGAGGGTCCGAAGCGCCGCCGATCAGCTGTGCGCCGGCACCCCCGCCTCGGCCCAGCCGGCCTCGCGGAGCGCCGCCCGCGCCTCGGCCCGCGCCGAGTACGGCGTCCGCACGCCCTCGATGTCGCGGTAGTTCTGGTGCCCGGGTCCCGCCCAGAGGATCGAGTCGCCCTCGTGCGCCAGCGACACCGCGACGCGGATCGCGCGCTTGGGGTCGTCGACCTCGTGGATCTCGCCGTCGGGACGCGCCGCACGGGCCGCCGCCAGCAGCGTGGCGCGGATCGACGCCGGGTCCTCGAAGCGCGGGTGGTGGTCGGTGATCACGAGCACGTCGCTACCCGAGACCGCCGCCTCGGCCATCGCGGGCCGCTTGAGGGCGTCGCGGTCGCCGTCCGCGCCGAAGACCATGATCACGCGGCCGGGGGTGACCTCGCGGACCGCCTCGAGCGTGCGGGCGAAGGCGTCGGCGCTGTGACCGAAGTCGACGTAGACGGTGGGGCCGCGCTCGCCCGAGACGCGCTCGGTGCGGCCGGGGAGCGAGACGTCGAGGCCGCCGTCGCGGTGCAGGGCGGCGCGGATCTCGCCGATCGGGCGGCCCGCCTCGATCAGCATCACGATCGCCAGGGCGGCGTTGGCCGCCATGTGCGAGCCGATGATCGGGACGGAGGTGGTGATCGCCCGGTTCTCGCGGTTCTCGACGCGGAAGTGGGTGCGGCCGAACTCCTGCTCGAGGATGCTCACCCGCCAGTCGGCGTCGACGTCGGGGAACGACGTGATCGTGGTGACGGGCACGCCCGCCTCCGCCACGACCCGCTGCCCGGCGGGCGAGTCGAGCGAGACGACCGCGCGGCGGGAGCGGTCGGGCTGGAACAGCTGCACCTTCTGGGCGAAGTAGGTGTCCATGTCGCCGTAGTCGTCGAGGTGGTCGTGGCTGAGGTTCGTGAACGCCGCGACGTCGAAGACGACACCGTCGACGCGGTGCCGGGTGAGGGCCTGCGCACTGACCTCGATCGCCGCGGCGCCGACGCCCTCCTCCTGCATCCGGGCGATGAGGGCGTGCAGCTCGGTGGCCTCGGGAGTGGTCAGCCCGCTCGTCACCGAGGTGTCGCCGATGTGGCGCTCGGCCGTGGAGCTCAGGCCCGGCACGACGCCGAGCTGGCGGAGCATCCCCTCGAGCATGTGCACCGTCGAGGTCTTGCCGTTGGTGCCGGTCACGCCGAGGAGCAGGGGAGCGCGCTCGGTGGTCGCGTAGACGACGGCGGCGACGGCGCCGAGGCGGGCGCGCGGGTCGTCGACGACCAGCACGGGCAGACCGGTGGCGCGCGAGGCGGACTCGCCGGCCGGATCGGTGAGGACGCCGACGGCGCCGCGCTCGGCGGCCTCCGCGACGAAGTCGGAGCCGTGGCGGTGGACGCCGGCGAGGGCGACGAAGAGGTCGCCCGGCTCGACGTCCGAGGCGGTGAGCGTGATCCCGGTCACCTCGACGGGCGGGACGTCGCCGTCGGGCAGCTCGATCGCGCGGGCGAGGGCGGGGAGGGGGACTGCTCGGACGTGCAGGGGGCGCAGCATGGGGTCCTCTCGTCTTCGGGACCGGTGGGCGGCTCATCCGAGGGGGCGGATGCGCGCGGTCGCCGAGGCTGTCACTCAAGCTAGGGGGTCTGCTTATGTGAATCCTTTGAGGATATTCGACACCCGCGTGGAGGAGCAGTGCTGAACGGAGACACCCCTGGGTGCTTGACAGCGCTCTCCGCGGGCGCGAACGGGCCCCCGCGTAGGCTCGGAGCATGACCTCGGACGAGAACCCGGCCCCCGACGGGCGCCCCGTACGGCGCCGAGCCCTGGTGATCGGGGGAGTCGCCGTGGCCGCCGGGATCGCCGCCGTCGGCGTCAATGCGGCCCTCGGTGCGGGGCGCGCGAGCGCTCCGACGGCGTCCGCGAGTCCGAGTGCCACCCCGGGCGCGTCGGCCGGCACCTCCGCCTCGGCGAGCGCCGCTCCGGTCGAGACGCCGACCGAGACGCCGACGCCGACCGCGACGCCGGGGATCGACCTCTCCGCCCACTCGAACGACGACCCGGCCAGCATCTGGGTGGTCGTCAACAAGCTGCGCACCCTGAATCCGGTCGACTACGTGCCGGCCGACCTCGTCTACCCGGACGTCCGCTACGTCAACCGCCAGCCGATGCGGCAGGCGACCGCGGACGCGCTGGTGCCGATGTTCGCGGCGGCTTCGAGCGAGGCCGGCCTGACGCTCGCGGTGCAGAGCGCCTACCGCTCCTACGACACCCAGGTCAGCGTCTACGCCGGCTGGGTGTCCTCGCGCGGCCAGGCCGGAGCGGACGCGACCAGCGCGCGCCCGGGGCACAGCGAGCATCAGACCGGCTGGGCCGTCGACGTCGTCGGCTCCTCGGGGACCTGCGCCCTCGAGATCTGCTGGGGCGACACCCCCGAGGGCCAGTGGGTCGGCGCGAACGCGCACCGCTTCGGCTTCCTCGTCCGCTACAAGCCGGACACCACGCCGATCACCGGCTACGAGTCCGAGCCGTACCACCTCCGCTACATCGGCGTGGAGCTCGCGCAGCACCTGCACGACGCCGGCATCCCCACGCTCGAGCGCCTGTTCGGGCTGCCGGACGCCCCCGACTACGCGCCGGGCACGGTCTCGTAGCGGCGTCTCCGGACGGTTGATCGGCGGGCTCGCGAGCACCCCCTCGCGCCTTCCAGCGCGCTCTGTCGGGCGTCACACGCCACGTCTCCCCGTCGAACGACCGCTTGCCTAACCTCTCCTTGAACGCGAGGCAGGCTCGCTTTCGATCGAAGGAGATCTCATGACATTCCCGCTGCTCGCCTCCTCGAGGCGCTCGTCCGCACTGTCCTTCACGGCCCTCGTGGCCGTCTCCGCACTCCTCGCCCCGGCCGCCATCGCCGCCGAGGATCCGGGCCCCGCCGACGCTCGCGTCGGCGACGGTCGCCGAGGCCCTCGAGAACGTCGAGAGGGTCGATCCGACTCTCCTCCACGACGCTGTTCTCGAGGGTGCCGGGACGGCCGCCCTGGGCTCCGGCTCGGTCGTCGTGCCGTCCGATCCGTCCGCCGGTGTCCGGATCGGCGACGGCGCTCGGACCGTGATCGTCGATCTCCCTGCCGCGGAGAGCTCTGGTCCGGCTGCCGCCCTCGCGGACGGGGGAGTCGTGTACCCCGCGGCTCACAGTGCGACCTCCGTCGTGGTCGGCGATCGAGGCGTGCAGATGCTGACGACGATCGCGGATGCCCAGGCTCCGGCCGACTACTCCTACGACGTGACCCTCGCCGAGGGGCAGCGGCTCGAGCTGCTCGGCGACGGAGCGGCGGTCGTCAACGCCGACGGCGGCATCGCGCTGCTCATCGGAGCAGCGTGGGCGATCGACGCGGACGGGGACCGGATCCCGACGCACTACTCGGTGTCCGGTTCGACCCTCACGCAGACGGTCGATCACTCGGCGCCCGGAGTGGCGTACCCGGTCGTAGCCGATCCGGCGTGGCTGGCGCCCTTCGTGTTCAAGTGCCTCATCGGACTCGGAATCAACGGACCGCAGATCGTGTCGATCATGGCGTCGGGCGGGCCGGGATCGATCGGTGGAGGGCTGGCCGTGTCGATCATGGTCTGCCTCAGGGGAAAGTAGGGCCGGAGCGTGTTCCGCCGACGCTCACCTGAGCGCTTATCGCGTGAGCTCCGCTCGATCGATGACGCCATCGAAGCCCATCCCTTCAGGTCCGAGCCGATCACGCGCGCCTTCGCCGTCATCGAGGACGGCGACGGGGACAAGGAGCTGATCAGCGCGCGACTCCGTGAGCAGGGCCTGCCGGAACTTCAGACGATCGGAGCTTCCACGCTGCGGTACTCGCTCAGCTGGTGGTGGCTGCACAACCGGCGGCGCGCGGCCGTGCGGAGGATCGAGCGGCAGCGGGGTTGAACCCGCTCGTCGTCCGTCGGTGAGCCTGCCCAGTGCTCGAACGGACTGGGGAGCTGTCGGCGCATCCGTTGGAGGGGTGACAAGCCTGTTGAGACGCGGGCGGGAGGGGTTCCCGCCCGCGTGGCCGAAAGGCGGAAGGGAAGCACGGTGCTCCGGAGACCGACGCGGGAGAAGCTGCAACGCGAGCTGGAGGTGATCGACGCCGCGATCGCCGGACATCCGTTCTCCTCCGACGTGCTCGTTCGCCTCCAATCGGTCTTCGCCGAGAGCGACGGCAGTGGGAGGGACGGGCAGCGGATCAACGCGCGCCTGGCGGAGGAGGGTCTGCCGACCATCCCGGGAATCTGGATCTTCTACGCCCGGAACTTCTCCAGCTGGGGGTGGCTGCACAATCGGCGGCGTGCGGCCGTGCGGAGGATCGAGCGGCTCGGGGGCTGAACGCGTGTCCGTTCGGACATCCGGATGTGTCCGGAAATCGGTCCGCAAGGGCTTGCGGAGACGGCCGCGATCAGAAGCGGACGTGACAGACGGGCGTTGTTACCGTACCGTTACTCGGAGTGCTTTCGGAGGTCACCCTTAGGGGACTCCGACTCCCGCGTGGTGACATGGCCGCTTCCCCCTGAAATCCCGCACGCCCCCGCCCCCGTGCGCACCGACCCGTGAGTTCCCCTGTGCCCCACAGTTCCACCCGTTCCACCGTGCCCGCTGCCGCCGAGGTCGCCCCCGCCGACGCTCAGCTCGCACCGCCGCTGACCCGCCGTGAGGCGCGCGAGCGCGAGGGCCGCGTCCGCGCGACTCCGGTCGCCGCTCCCGCCGCCCCCGCCGTCGAGCCCCGGCCCCGGCCGTCCTCGCTCCCGCCGCGCTCGCGCCGGCCGCCGAGGGCATCCGCCCCTCCGCCGGAGCCCCGCTGCACCCCGCGAGCGGCGACGTCTTCCCCTCCCGCCGCGACCGCCGCGCCGCCGAGGGGCACCGCCAGCGCGTCGAGCCCGCTCGTCGCGGCTCCTCCTTCTTCCGCCCCTCGCGCCGGCACCTCGTGCTGGCGATGTCGGGCGGGCTCGTCCTCGTGGCCGCCGCCTCCGGCGTGAGCCTCACCGTCGGCGCCTCCGCCGACGCCGAGTCGGCGACCGCCTCCACCGCCGCCCCGACGGCGACGGCCGCGCCCGTCACCGTGCTGCCGGCCATCACGGCCGACGCCCGCGTGGTGCTCAGCAGCGTCTCGACCACCACCGGCACCGTCGCCGGCGGCACGAGCGTCACCATCGCCGGCTCGAACCTCGACTCCGTCGCCACGGTCCGCTTCGGCGACGCCGAGGGCAGCGTCACCGTCGACAACCCCGACCAGATCACCGTCACCGCTCCGCCCGCCGACGGCGAGACCGAGGGCGTCGTCCCCGTCGCCTTCTTCGACGCCGGGGGAGCGCCGATCACCTTCGACGCCGTCACGGACTCCGTCGCCGCCGCGACCGTGGACGGCACACCGGTCGAGACGGTGCAGCCCGCCGTGAACACCACGACTCCGACCGAGGAGCCGCTGACCGCGACCACGGCCACTCCGGCGGCCGCCGACGCGACCGCCACTCCGACGGCCACTCCGACCGCGACGCCGGCCGCCGCCGCGACCGAGGCGCAGCCCGCCGAGCTCGTCGCCCCCACCGCGACCGCCTCGCCCAGCCCGACCGCGACCGGCGTGCTCGCGACCACCAAGGTCGTCGCCTCCGCGATCACTTTCGCCTACACGCCCGACCCGGCGATCGAGGCCGCGAAGGCCGCCGCCGCGCTCGAGGCCAGCCGCCTCGCCTCGCAGCTCGACTATCTGCAGACCTACTGGTCCGACTACAACTCCGCGCAGTACGGCGTCATCGGCGGCAACGACTGCGTCAACTTCACCTCCCAGTCGCTGATCGCCCGCGGCTGGGAGATGGACGGCGAGTGGAGCTACTCGCGCACCGGCGGCTACAGCTCGGCCTGGGCGTCCTCGACCGCCTTCAACTCCTATCTGGCCGCGCACCCGGAGCGGGCGACGCCCCTGACGAACGCGCAGCGCGCGGACGTGAAGCCCGGCGACGTCGTGCAGTTCGACTGGGACGGCTCGGGCGACTGGGACCACACCGGCGTCGTCACGAGCGTGAAGGGGAGCACGATCCTCTACTCCTCGCACACCGCCGACAACCTCGACCAGAGCATCGACTCGGCCTCCGCCGGACGCATCATGTTCTGGAGCGTCTGAGCCGGAACCGGAGCCGCGAGTTCAGGACTCCGCAGGGAGCCCGGACACAGCGAAAGAGGCCGCCGTCGCATCAGCGACAGGCGGCCTCTTCGTCGTTCGACGCGGGCGTCAGTTCTTGAAGACGTCCTTGACGTCCTCGCCGACCTTCTTGGTGTGCGCCTTGGTCTGGTCGGCCTGGCCCTCGGCCTCGAGCTTCTCGTTGTCGGTCAGCTTGCCGGCCGCTTCCTTGGCCTTGCCGAGCAGGTTCTCGGCCGCGTTGCGGATCTTGTCGTCAGCACCCATGAGGGGCTCCTTCCGTTCGATTCGGTTCGTCCTCCGGCGACGGCCGCCGGAGGAAGTGGTGGGCGAGCGCGGGCGCTCGCGGGTCAGGCGACCCGGTCCTCCTTGGAGAACCCGGCCCGGGCGCTCGAGGCGACCTCGAGCACGACGGGCAGTCGCGCGCCGAGCAGGCGATCGAGCTCCAGGACCTCCTGGTGCACCGCGTCCACGACCGTGCGGGGCGAGACCCCGCCGCGGGGCAGAACCCGGACCTTGAGCGCCGTCGACGAGCCGTGGCGGTAGGCCGAGACAGTGACGTCGATCAGGTCGGTGCGCCCGGCCAGCGCGTTCTCGAGCACGTCCTCGGCGAAGCCGGTGGCGATCTCGACCTCTCCGGCGACGCCGCTGGACGAGCCCGCGTCAGTGAGGACGGTGCTCGTGCGGCCGTGGCCGTGCGCGGAGATCAGGACGATCGCGAGCACGATGCCCAGCAGGCAGATCCCGAGGATCGCGTAGAGCGGCCACAGCACGGCGGCGTCGGACCAGGCGGTGCCGTCCTCCGGCGAGATGCGGGAGACGAGGGCCGCGCCCTGGCCGTCCGCGAAGTCGGCGACCGCGTCGCGGACCGGCTGCGAGACGGCGATCAGGACCAGGCCTGCCGTGACGGCGGCGAGGACGAGGCCGAGCAGGAAGAGGATCAGGCGGTTCACGAACCGGTTGCTCGTGGTCATCAGATCCTCCCGGACTCGGAGATGCGGACGGTGGCGCGGGTGGCGGGCGTCGCCGCGATGCGGCTCAGCTCGTCGTCGACCGCGGACTGCACGGAGTCGCGGTCGACGGTGATCCCCGAGGAGGGGGTCACCTCGATCACGGCGGTGCGGCGGCCGATCGAGGCGCGGGTGTCCTCGCGGCGCGAGCGGGCCGCCGAGCGGGCCGAGCGGGCGAGCGAGGAGGCGATCACGCCGTCGTCGATCACCACGGCGAGCCGGTCGTCCGCCACGGTGTGGCGGGCGCGGGCCCCCGGGGCGAGGGCGAGGACCAGGAGGATCAGCGCCAGCACCGCGGTGCCGACGGCGATGCCGATGATCGCGCCGGAGGCGAGATCGGTCACGCCCACGATCGCTCCGAGGAGCGCGGACGGGGCGAGCAGCAGCGGAGCGGCTCCGAAGATCGCGAGCACCGCCTCCGTTCCGACGTACGCGGCGATCAGGATGATCAGCACGAGCACGACGATCTGGGCGGCCGAGCGCGAGCTGTGGGTCTCGCGGCGCAGGTAGCGGCGGTAGCGCGCGTCCGGTGCCGCGTCGCGCGGTGTGGCTGCGGGGCTCATGCGACTCTCCTCGTGGCTCGGGTCGGGGTGCGGGTGCCGGTCACGCGGATGTCCACGCGGCTGACGGTGCGGCCGGTGAGCGCGCCCATCCGGGAGGCGATGGCCGTCCGGTCGCGGTGGAGGCGGTCGAGCAGGCTCCCCTCGGCGGTGGAAGCGCCCTCGGTCAGGACCGGGGCGGAGACGGCGAGCGCGAGGCCGCCGCTGTCGTCCGACAGCCGGACGCGGATCGCGGAGACCTCGACGCCCAGCTCCTCGTGGACGACCGCCACGGCCATCCGCTCGAGGGAGCGGACGGAGATGGTGACGGTGCCCGGCTCCGACGGAGCGGTCCGCTCGCCGGGACGCTGGTCGAGTGCGGTCACGGCGACTCCTAGCGGGAGGTGGTGCGGCCGCGGAACACGTCCACGAGGCTGCGCACGTCGAGCGAGCCGTCCAGCATCCGCGCGATCAGGACGCCGAGCGCCATGAAGACGGCGGTGAGGACGAAGCCCCAGAAGCCGA comes from the Rathayibacter festucae DSM 15932 genome and includes:
- a CDS encoding M15 family metallopeptidase; its protein translation is MTSDENPAPDGRPVRRRALVIGGVAVAAGIAAVGVNAALGAGRASAPTASASPSATPGASAGTSASASAAPVETPTETPTPTATPGIDLSAHSNDDPASIWVVVNKLRTLNPVDYVPADLVYPDVRYVNRQPMRQATADALVPMFAAASSEAGLTLAVQSAYRSYDTQVSVYAGWVSSRGQAGADATSARPGHSEHQTGWAVDVVGSSGTCALEICWGDTPEGQWVGANAHRFGFLVRYKPDTTPITGYESEPYHLRYIGVELAQHLHDAGIPTLERLFGLPDAPDYAPGTVS
- a CDS encoding Mur ligase family protein; protein product: MLRPLHVRAVPLPALARAIELPDGDVPPVEVTGITLTASDVEPGDLFVALAGVHRHGSDFVAEAAERGAVGVLTDPAGESASRATGLPVLVVDDPRARLGAVAAVVYATTERAPLLLGVTGTNGKTSTVHMLEGMLRQLGVVPGLSSTAERHIGDTSVTSGLTTPEATELHALIARMQEEGVGAAAIEVSAQALTRHRVDGVVFDVAAFTNLSHDHLDDYGDMDTYFAQKVQLFQPDRSRRAVVSLDSPAGQRVVAEAGVPVTTITSFPDVDADWRVSILEQEFGRTHFRVENRENRAITTSVPIIGSHMAANAALAIVMLIEAGRPIGEIRAALHRDGGLDVSLPGRTERVSGERGPTVYVDFGHSADAFARTLEAVREVTPGRVIMVFGADGDRDALKRPAMAEAAVSGSDVLVITDHHPRFEDPASIRATLLAAARAARPDGEIHEVDDPKRAIRVAVSLAHEGDSILWAGPGHQNYRDIEGVRTPYSARAEARAALREAGWAEAGVPAHS
- a CDS encoding DUF2273 domain-containing protein, whose product is MSDPRTPAPAPAGRSTTLGLVVGAVLAFAALLFGFWGFVLTAVFMALGVLIARMLDGSLDVRSLVDVFRGRTTSR
- a CDS encoding amidase domain-containing protein, which encodes MSGGLVLVAAASGVSLTVGASADAESATASTAAPTATAAPVTVLPAITADARVVLSSVSTTTGTVAGGTSVTIAGSNLDSVATVRFGDAEGSVTVDNPDQITVTAPPADGETEGVVPVAFFDAGGAPITFDAVTDSVAAATVDGTPVETVQPAVNTTTPTEEPLTATTATPAAADATATPTATPTATPAAAATEAQPAELVAPTATASPSPTATGVLATTKVVASAITFAYTPDPAIEAAKAAAALEASRLASQLDYLQTYWSDYNSAQYGVIGGNDCVNFTSQSLIARGWEMDGEWSYSRTGGYSSAWASSTAFNSYLAAHPERATPLTNAQRADVKPGDVVQFDWDGSGDWDHTGVVTSVKGSTILYSSHTADNLDQSIDSASAGRIMFWSV
- a CDS encoding CsbD family protein, which encodes MGADDKIRNAAENLLGKAKEAAGKLTDNEKLEAEGQADQTKAHTKKVGEDVKDVFKN